A section of the Bacillota bacterium genome encodes:
- a CDS encoding 4a-hydroxytetrahydrobiopterin dehydratase, translated as MAVLDRAEVERRLAALPGWEWAEGAIRRRYRFPDFVAAMGFVQQVALLAEKADHHPDLLVRYGEVTLTLATHSEGGVTEKDLELAARIERLGAAGTVA; from the coding sequence ATGGCGGTTCTGGACCGGGCCGAGGTGGAGCGCCGGCTGGCGGCGCTGCCGGGATGGGAGTGGGCGGAGGGCGCCATCCGCCGCCGCTACCGCTTCCCCGACTTCGTGGCGGCCATGGGCTTCGTGCAGCAGGTGGCCCTGCTGGCGGAGAAGGCGGACCACCATCCCGACCTGCTCGTCCGCTACGGCGAGGTGACGCTGACGCTGGCCACGCACAGCGAGGGCGGCGTCACGGAGAAGGATCTGGAGCTGGCGGCCCGCATCGAGCGGCTCGGGGCGGCCGGCACGGTCGCCTAG